The following nucleotide sequence is from Lacinutrix sp. Hel_I_90.
CGAAACATTAATTATAGCGCCGCCTTTACTTCTAATTAATTCTGGTAACACAGAAGCTACGCCATTAAGAACCCCTTTTAAATTCACATCAACCATTTGGTCCCATTCCTCTGTTTTTAATTTTTCTACAAAAGATAAAGGCATTAATCCTGCATTGTTAATCAAGCCATCCACTTTACCATAAGCTTTCACTGTTTTCTCTAAAGCCGTTTTAAAATCATTACTTTTAGTCACATCACCAACAGCCACTAAGGCCTGTCCATGGTCTTTTTCGATAACTTTTTTAAGTGCGTTCAATTGGTCTTCACTTCGTGCCATAAGAACCACTTTCGCGCCGTTTTTAGCTAATTTTTTTGCTGTGGCTTCTCCAATACCGCTTGACGCGCCAGTTATTATTATTACTTTGTCTTTCAATTCCATAGTGGTTTTTTTTAGATTACTTACTGAAATCAATATAAGATAGGAATGCTTATCAGGTTAACTGAAACGCAGTTAATGTTGACTAGATTGAATAGTGATTTTGAAGGTTACAAACAGATTATATACGGTCTTATAATGCAGAGTCTCATAAAACCAGAATGCTATAGGACTCTACAAAAAATAGCTATTAATCATTAAGCCTTTCCATAAGCATTGAAGAAAAATAGTGCACACCTGTTTTCATGCGTTCTTCATCTCCCTTCAACGTTGGCCGTTTTAATAAAATGTTTATGATGGTTTAGCATGAGCAGGTGACACCAAGGCCGTTAACCCAGAAACCCTACTAATTTAGAGGGTAAAGTTGTTAAATTAGATTTTTTTTAATCTAAAAATGTTAACCTTTTAATTTCTCAAACATTAAAAGAAAAACAATTAGAATAAATACGATGAAGACTTTAAAAAATGTAATCCCCGCAGTACTACATACCCTCTTTTTTAAATCATGTAGCAACAGCCGCTATTTACAAAGCTTTAAAGGTCTTTTCTGTTCTCTCTATTAAAACATATTTTAGTTCTTATTTTTTTTATTAACTTTATGATTGCCAACACTTAACCTATAATCTCATGAAAATTATTTCTTTGGTAACTGCCACAGTTGCATTGTTATTTAATACGATAGACTTTAACGTCCAACAACTATCAAAAAAAGTGTTGATAACACCCATACTTTTAGGGTTTTTAGTCGCTCATAATTTACAGGCTCAAGAGCTACCTCCAAAAGCTGCTTATTCCTATAACATTAAACAAATCCATAGTGGTCATAGCCTAACAGATCCATTATTTGGTGAGCCATGGCCAGGGCAATATGTTAATCTTATGACCGATTTAAGAGGCACTTGGGCAGGTGATGCTATTGGAAAATCCACCATACCAGGTTCACCAATATTTTGGCGTTGGGACAATGATAGTAGTGCTAATAATTATGGTGCACCTTCTGCAAGACACGATATTGAAGATTGGGAATTATTGGTGATTACCGAGGGCATCCCAATCCCTACAGACGGTGGAACGCCACCACTAATAACGCCAGCCAATGAATACTTATCGCTTTATGTAAATAACGCTTGGAATAACGGAAACCAAAACAATGGAGCACCTACGTTACTTTGGACCACATGGACCAATATTGATGATAGCGATGGGCCTTGGCGAGCGACTTTAGACACCTATGAACAACATTGGGAAGAAATGATGGATTATGCCAACGATAATAAACCAGTGGGCGCAACACCCGTTTATATTATTCCAGGACACAGAATGATGGCTAGACTCTATGACGATATTCAACTTAATAATGTTCCAGGTATTACTACTATAGATGAGTTTTTTAGTGATACCATTCACCCAAACACTATTGGAGCTTATGCTATAGCCATGATACATTATGCCTGTATATATAATGAAAGTCCAATAGGTTTAACTAATGATTTATCCAATGATGGTTCCTCTGGATTTGTAATTCCGAGTCCAGAATTAGCACTATACTTGCAAACCATGATTTGGGATGTCGTGACCAATTACTCAAGAACAGGAGTAACAGATTCGTCTTTGAGTGTTAGTAATAACGAGGTTGCCGAAAAACGTATTATTGTTTATCCTAATCCTACTTCTGAAACGCTTTTCTTAAATGCAAATAATGAGGCTATTAAAAAAGTTGAACTCTACAATATGATGGGGTCTTTATTACATTCAAAAGAAATAGAAGCTACAAACTATACTATAGATGTTTCTTCTTTTTCAACAGGAACTTACTTTTTAAAAGTATATGCTTCAGAATCTATTTTGCATAAAAAGATTTTAGTAAATAACAAGCGTTAAATTATTTTCTAACAATTAAAAACCGCCGTTAAAAACGGAGGCTTTGCTTTTCAGATTAGCCCCAAAGATCGCGAATCTCCTTGGTCGATTTGGTTAAAAGCAGAGCAGCGCGTTAAGAAATAGTCCAGTGGACTATTTTAACAAATGAGCTAGCTGGCGCTTTGGCAAACTACATTTTATTATTTTTTTATTCTAAAAACGTTCTCTACAATGTTAATGAAATCGAAGGAGGAGGTTGGGCGATAGCCAAACTCATACAAGATTTACGAGCTCCTATTTATCAAACTAAGGGTGGAGCTAGTAAACACTTTTTATGCGACTAGCCTGTGCTGAGCGTAGTCGAAGCATAGGAGGGAAGCATAAATCGAACTTGTGAGATTCACGAATTCTTAAAACAATAGAAATGTATGAGTAATGTGTGTGGAATGGTTAAGATTATTTTCTAACTTTGAACGAATAATTTTTGCTAGTAATGGAATGTGCCACAATCTTTTATGATAAAGAACACTATTTCCCGATGCATTTGCATCCAGATCGTTATACGTTTTCATACATTTTAAATGGAAGTGCGAATCTAATATGCAATAACTCCATGTTTATTTTAAAACCAGGAGATTTAGTTATAATTCCGCCCTTTGTTGCTCATCAAACATTAATAGAACATTTTTTTCATTATAAAGTCATTAGAGTACCAAAACTCCATTCTTTCGTAAGTTTAAATCGCAGCCAATTAGGTTTGACTATAATAAAAGATGACAGCTTATATAATTTTCAATATAATCAGTGGTTTGATCTGATTAGAACTAATGATAATGAAAAAATCAAAATACCGCATGTATTTGAGCCTTTTTTGAATAATCAAACTTTCGATTTAACTAAATCAAAAGTTCTTTTAAAAGAAGCATTAATACATTTAGAGAATAATTTTAATAGACCAATACCAGTTGAAGAATTATCTGATTTAACACATTTAAGCGAAAGTCATTTTCAACGTCTTTTTAAAGCAAATATAGGAATCTCGCCTATGCGTTATCTACAAAATCTTCGCATTGAAAAGGCCAAAGAGTATATTAAGGTTAGAAACGGTTTTACAGATATCGCCTATGATACTGGCTTTTTTGATCAAAGTCATTTCAACAAATACTTTAAGATTAATGTAGGGATGATTCCTAAACGATATGCAGATTTGGTTAAAAATGATTGAATTATACAATTTTAAGGTTTAAAATTAGCAGAACTTGCATATAAAACTTAAGTCATGCAATATTTAAACCCTGAAGAAGTAAAAGAAGCCCAAGAATCATTGATACGCTATTGTGGTGAGTTTTCTCCCTTTATTGCTGAAAAAGCCTCTGGAAGTTATATTTATGATAAGAAAGGCAATGCAATCCTAGATTTCACCTCTGGTCAAATGTGTTCCGTATTTGGTCATAATCATCCAAAGTTTATAGAAATACTAGAGAAAGCGGGTGATAGTGCTATTCACTTATTAAGCTCTATCCTATCACCTCCAGTTATTAATCTTGCCAAAAAATTAACAAGCGAACTGCCCGATAGTCTAACCAAATGTATCTTATTAAATACAGGGTCTGAGTCTAATGAAGTTGCCATACGAATGGCAAAACTGGTTACTGGAGGTTTTGAAATCATAGGTTTTTCAGGTTCTTGGCACGGTATGACTGCTGGTGCACAATCCTATACCTATTCAAAAACAAGAAAGGGGTATGGGCCAACTATGTCTGGCAGTTTAATGATACCTGCGCCTTACGAGTATCGTTGCCCAATAAAACATTGCAATGGTAGCTGTGATAATACTTGTCTTGAAGTTGGTATGAAAATGGTAGACCAACAATCGGTTGGAGCATATGCTGCATTAATCGCTGAGCCTTTGTTGAGTGCGGCAGGCATTATTGAATTAAAGCCAAATTATGTTAAAAGGTTAAAAGAGCTATGTGATGAACGAGGCTTATTATTAATATTTGATGAAGCCCAAACTGCAATGGGTCGACTTGGGACAACCTTTGCTTTTGAACGGTTCGATGTAGTTCCCGATTTCTTAACTTTATCAAAAACGTTGGGAGGAGGCCTTCCTCTAGCTGCAATGGTTACAACTACAGAAATTGAAGAAGAATGCCATAAAAGAGGTTTTGTATATATGACTTCCCATGTATCAGATCCCTTTTGTGCATCTTTTGGATTAGCTGCCTTTGAAATACTTTATGAACAAGAATTAGCAAAAAGTGCTTCGGAAAAAGGTCTGTACTTAAAAGGAAAATTGATACAGTTACAAGAGAAGTACGAATGTATAGGTGATGTGAGAGGGAGTGGGCTTTTATTGGGTGTAGAAATTGTAAAAGATCGAGAAACAAAAATTGCCGATGACAGTTTGGGTCAAAGTATATGTAGTAGATGCCTCGAGTTGGGTTTAAATATGAATATAGTAAGAATGAAAGAGTATGGAAGTGTTTTTAGAATTGCTCCTCCATTAACCATAAGTAAAAAAGAAATAGATTTAGGCATTACGATGTTGGATGAAGCCATACATGATTGTATTAAATGATTATTAAAAGTTACTATTAAAGTTCCATAATTAGCAAAATACTCGTTAGGAAAGTATGGCGAATAAGCTAAATCTTAGTTTTTGATATTATGTAAATTAGAAGTAGTGTGTTTTTACATAGATGAAGCGTTGACAAAACGGCCTCAGAAAATTTTATTCACCCTTTTATATTTGATAAATTAGATATTTTCTTTTATTTTTTTCTTTTCAAAAGCTTCTTCTACAATGTTAATGAAATCGAGTTATTTAATGAGATTCTTGAGCTCCTATGTATTAAATAGGAAAGGAGCGAGTAAACACGCTTTTTATTCGGCTAGCCTGCATCGAGCGTAGTCGAGATGACGAAGGAGGTTCATAAGTTCCTCTAAAAAACAATAAAATCCTTGCGAATAAACCGCTTGCGGTTCACGAACTCCTATTTTATAAAATAGAAGAGGTTAGCGTAAATACGCTTTGCCCGAAGCAGGAGCGTAGTCGAAGGCCAGGAGCGTAGTGGCTATCAACTCGTAAGATTCACGAATTCTTAAAACAATAAATAGGCGTAAGTAATGTGTGTGGAATGGAATTACGCTCACTAATTTTGAATAAAAACCATGAAGTTATTCTATACTTCTTATAACTAAATACTTATTACCTGTTTAGGTATTTTATCTTATGTTTAGGGATAATTAACAGCTACAATGAAAAAACGTTAGTGCTATTGTTTTCTACATTTGTTTTTAAAATAAAGCATGCGCAAACTATTACTTTTGGACTTCTTACAGATAAAGACGCGCTAGAGAGGCTCAACCACTGCTTGAATAATTAAAATATGAGTCGTTTTTTCGTGAGTATATTTATTATATTACTGCCTTTTAGGTTAATACCAGAGTTATTAGAATTATAAAATTGGAGTATTTTGATCTTTATTACAATTAACTGCATTAATAGGTTGGATCTATATTATGATATCATGAGGAGGTGATAGAAATAGACTTACATAAAATGTTAGGTAAAACTGATTTACTAACAAGTATTAAAACTAAAAATGAGATATTGACGTGATATCTAAAGTCATAAATAAATACGTTAGAGCTAAATAGTCCCAATAAAATAGTATGAAATTAAAATTCTTAAACAAACGAAAGTTCTGGTGGCGCTTTATTGTTGTTATGGTATTACTACCAATACTATTTTTTAGTGCCGTAGTATTATATATTTATTCAGAACAAGACCACATTATTCAAAATGAAATTGCTGTTTTAAATAAGCAACACCAAGGTTTGATTACGATTGGTGACACCCATTTGTCACTTTTTAAGAACTTTCCTGATATTTCTTTTAAGGTAGATGATGTAAAGATCTATGAAACTAAAGATGCTAATGCAGCAGCAATCCTAGATGTTGCTGATATCTATACGGGTTTCAATATATGGGATATTATGAATGGAAACTATAGTATTCGGTCACTTATTATCGAAGAAGGCTTCTTTGATATTGTGCTACATAAAGATGGAACAATCAATCTTCAAAATGCTCTAGAATCTTTCGAGGAAACAGAAACAAAAAGTGACGCCTTTGTAAATATCCAACTAAAGAGTATTAAGTTACATAATCTAGATATTCATAAAAAAGATGAAAAGGAAAATACAGATCTAGAAACTTTTATTTATGAAGGTAAAGGTGGGTTCAATATAAATAGTGAACTAATTTCTGCTCATATAGATACCAAATTTGAAATGAATTTGATTAATAATGGAGACACCACCTATGTCCGTCACAAACATTTTGAACTTCATACAGACCTCACACTCAATCAAAATACGGGACTGCTTACCGTTAAACCTTCAGGTATTAAAATGGAACACGGTGATTTTGAGATCGAAGGATCTATAGATACTAAAAATGAGCTAGACCTTGACCTTTCGATAAAAGGCACAAAGCCAAACTTTGATATGCTCATTGCTTTTGCTCCAGAAGATGTTATTCCTGTTCTGGAACGCTACAGTAATGCAGGGAAAATCTATTTCAATGCTCTGATTAAAGGACCTACACGCAACCAAAAAACACCCTTTTTTGATGTACATTTTGGTGCAAGTGAAGCTTTTCTCGAAAATACAGATAAAGGTAAACGCGTTGACGATATGGGCTTTAGTGGCCATTTTACCAATGGAGAAGACCGCAATTTACGCACAATGAAATTCTCGTTAACAGATATGACTGCCAAACTAGAAACAGGGACGTTTTCAGGTAATCTTGTTGTTGAAAATTTTGAAGAACCTGAAGTGAATATGCAATTAAATGTTGATTTTAATCTAGACTTTATGGCCAGTTTTCTCAATCTCACAGACATAGAAAACACCTCTGGAAATGTTTCATTAGAAATGAATTTTCACGATATTATTGATCTAGATCAACCTGAACTTGCACTCAATACACTTAATCAAGCCTATTTCACAGAGTTGAAAGTAACAAATCTAAGTGTATCTTCTGCAAATCTTCCTGCGTCATTAAAACAACTCAATGCGCACCTTATAATGAATGGTAAAAAAGCAACTCTTGATCAATTTGATATGTTATTGGGTAACTCTGATGTATCCATAACAGGATACATATCTGATCTTCCTGCTATTATACATCATACCAACACTCCTGTAGTTGCGCATTTGGAGATTAAATCGAATGTACTTGATATTTCAGAAATAACCCGTTATTCTGTAATAGACAGTACAGGTATAGATGAACAAATTAAAAATTTAAGTACTGGCTTCTCGTTTAAATCATCGGCTAAGGCCTTTACAGAGTCGCAATACTTACCAGAAGGAGAATTTTTTATAGATAGTCTTTATGCTCAACTTAAACATTATCCACATGAATTACATGATTTTCATGTTGATGTTCTTATTGGCGATAAAGACCTCAAAATTGTAGATTTTACCGGTTTTATTGATGATTCAGATTTTCATTTTAATGGACAAGTATATAATTATGGCTTTTGGATGCAAGACCAACTTAATGGAGATGTAGATTTGGACATGACGTTAACATCAAATTTATTACGCTTAGAAGATATATTTTCATACCAAGGAGAGAATTATGTACCTAAAGACTATCGTCACGAAGAGTTTGAAAAACTAGTCTTACACCTTAATTCTAGTATGCATTACAAAGATTCAGCATTACATTCCATAGATCTAGATCTTGATAAGCTTAATACTAAAATGCATTTGCATCCTTTACGATTCGAAAATTTTAAAGGTCATTTTCATTATGAAGACGATCACCTCGTCATTCAAAAATTTAATGGTAAAATAGGTAGAACTGTTTTTGGTGTAGACCTTAACTATTATCTAGGCGATGATGAGGCTATAAAAAAACGTGACAATTACCTTGCATTGAAAGCAAATTACATAGATTTTGATCAACTTTTTAATTTTAATGGGTCACCTTCACCAGCGACTCAAGTAACAAAAGCTAAAATAGGAGCAGAAACTGCAGATGTTAAAGAGCACGCAGAAGCTTTTAATCTCTATGAACTACCATTTACAGATATGAAATTTGATGTAACTGTTGGTCATTTTATATACCATCGTATTGATTTGCAAAATATTAATGCCAATTTGCGTACTACACAAAATCATTATATCCATGTTGATACATTTTCTATGAATGCGGCTGGAGGTAACTTTAAAATGTCCGGCTATTTTAATGGTAGTGACCCAAAACATATTTACATGAAGCCAGATTTAGTTGCAGAGCATGTAGATATAGACAAACTACTGTTTAAGTTTGAAAACTTTGGACAAGATTATTTAGTGTCTGAAAATTTAAAAGGTACAGTTTCCTCTCGTATTAATGGAAAAATTAGGGTATATCCAGATTTTGTTCCAGACTTGGATCAATCAGAAATTCATATGGATGTCGAAGTACTTAATGGTAAATTACAAAATTATGATCCCATATCAATGTTATCTGATTATATGGGCGATAAAAATCTTAAAAACATAAAATTTGATACACTCAGAAATCATCTAGATATTACTAATGGACGCATAACAATACCTAACATGACTATTGAGTCTACGCTAGGACATTTGGAGTTGTCAGGCACACAAGATAGCGATCATAATATTGAATATTACTTAAGAATCCCTTGGAAAACCGTAAAAAAGGCAGCACGTTACAAACTATTTGCTAATAAAAATAACAACGGTAATGAAGCAGAAATTGAAGATGATGAAATTATAGAACGCGACCCTAATAAGAAAGTACGTTACCTCAATATAAAATTACATGGAAATGTAGATGATTTTAAAGTGTCAATGGAGAAGGCGAAAAAACCTGAAAAGGAATGAGATTTTAGGATAGTCCTTTAATGGTAGGCATCTTACACTCTTATTTATTGCTACATTATTGAAGTAAATAAATTATATTCTTTTGGAATTTCTACTCCTTTAAATCCATTTGTAAGTCCATAAAGTATAATCATGCTTAACAGGATACCAAATATTAAGATGAAAAAGGATTGCCTATGGGGCCTAATACCAAGTGGGCTGTACTTCATTTTTTTAAAATGTACAGCAGCAATATGTCCGAAAAATGAAATTATTGCTAGACCGTAATATGGAACAAAAAACAAATTTAACGGAAAAATGTTTAGCCCAGCAGCTCCAAAATAGAAGTTAGTGTCTAAATTTAAAATAAATCTACCTGACAATACTGCGCCAACATGAACAACAAGAAAGAATGCCATATAAAGCCCTGAAGAGATATGCAATTTTTCAAAAAAAGAGGAAGCGGTTTTACGTTTTCTTGAGAACAGTTTTAGCCCTGAAACTATTTGAACAGCAACAGCTAAAAGCAATATGGCTTCAGTAATTACATTTCTATAAACAAATCTTAATTTCTGCATCAATTCAATATGAGCGTTTGGACCAAATAGACTGTACAAATGATTGAATAAGTGAAAGCCAACAAAAATGGATAGGGTAATTCCAGTGAAGTAATGTAGTTTTTTTATGTTCATTTTAAACTGTTTTAAGTTCCAATTATCAATACTATTCCTATGGCTAAAAGTACAAGCCAACCTGGGTGTTTTCCTTTATTTCCAATGAAAACCAATAACGAGGATAAAATCATAGTGGTGCTAATGGACTTGACCATAAAGTTAATGAGTTGTGATTTTTCTAAAACTGAAATTTTCAACAAAAGGATTCCAATACACCAACCAAAAACCGTTGCCAAATGCCATGTTGCCCAAAGGATACGTAAATGGCGTTCTTTTAAAGATTCATTAGCTTTTGTAGGAATCCATTTTCCCTTAATTCTTTTGCTATTGAAAATTAGGTATTCACCCAAAATAGAATGTGCTATTCCCAATAGGAAGCACAAAATTCCACCAATAAAAAAGTATGTGTTCATTTAGCTATAGTTTTTGGATTGCTCTTAATTCACAGCCCCTCCAGTAAGATAAAAAGCTGTTAAACTAATTGTGTTTATTATTAAATGTGCCAAAATTACCGGAAACAATCTTTTTTTAGCTACTAGATAAACTGTTCCAAAAATAAGTGCAATAAAGGTAGTTGTAATGATGCCTGCCAACCCTTGATAAACATGAAGCATTCCAAATATAATTGCATGTATTAGCATGGCTACAATCCAACCTATTTTATTTGTACCAAAAACATCGGTCAAACGGTTTAGCAAATATCCACGCATCAATAATTCTTCACCCAAAGCAGCTCCAATCCAAACCACAGTTATGAGATAAGTAATAAATAGTATCGGCTTTCCAAGAAAAAATTGAAACCTATTGGCCACCTCTGCTGGTTTTTCCAATCCGAAATGCGATAGAATAGGATCTAAAATGAGTCCCATAAGCAAAAAGACCACTAATACTGTTGCTAGGGCTAATCCTATGTTAATGAACCATTGGCGTTTCTCTTTAGGTAAAAGCAACCCCAAATCGCGCCACATAGCTTTTCTTCGTTTCATAAAAAGGGTTGCTATAAAAATAGCACACCAGATAGCTATTGAACCAGCGCCATTAATTTTGAAATGATCAGCTACAGCTTTAACAATATGCATGATGGACAACACTATAGTAATTTCTAGTATAGGAGATAATTTATTTTTCATGATTGATGATTTGTTTTTTGATGATGATCTGATAACAGGAAAATTTTATGCTATGACTGTTTCCTGGCGACTATAGTTTCTTTACCGTTAAAAAATTCAAACTCATGACCAGAATTCTTAAAGGTTAGGTGCTTGTTTGGAAACTCCCCATTTATATGGAATCTGGTTTCAGAAAGTGGTACAATTTCGTAAATGTATTGGCCTTTACTTCGAAATAGCAATTTGCCGTTTTGATAGATAATCTCATCTATCTGTCCATTTTTATATAGATAGGTGCCTTCATAGCTTTTTAGTATGTTTTCAGGAATGGTAACGCTTGCCACTAAATCTACCGAGATGGTTTTGTCAAGCGTTCGTTGAATGCTTTGTTTTGAGACACTTTTACCATCATTAAAAAACAAACTTAATTGATTGATTTGCTCATCATTAACCATGTCTTCAGACGTTTTCCCTTCATTATGAAGCTGTTTGATTCTGTTTATCCATTTTATAGAATGCTCTTTATATACCGTAAGTGTTTTTTTATTTGATGACAACGTCCCATGAGCAGGCACAATAATAGTATTGGTATCACCTAATGCTAGAGCTTTATCAATAAAATCTAAATGCCCTTTGCTGCCACCACCATAATAAAAATGTGGAAAAGAATTGGTCATAAACGTGTCTCCCATAAATAGCGCATTATTGGTTTTAAAGTACACCAAAACATCATCAAAGGTGTGAGCAATACTGTGGTACAATGCTACGGTTTCATTTCCCATATCTATGGTATAAGAATTCTTAAATGTCACAGCAAACATAGCATTTGAATATTTTACATTTTCCTGTGAAATAATAGTAGCTCCAAGCTCCTTAAAAAAACCATTCGCACCACTGTGGTCCATGTGGTTGTGCGTGTTAATGACATATTTGATAGGTTTCCCAGAAAGTTGTTTTATAGCATTCAGTAGGGCTTGTTGATTATTGTTGCCAGACATAGGGTCTATTAATAGCAAACTTTTAGCACCAATAAAAACGCCTATATTGGTGTTGTAGTTTTGATGCTTTAAAACATATAGATTATCGCTTATTTTTTGTTGCACAAATTCTGAAGAAGTTAATAGTTTACTTTCGATTTGGTCATTTGCTTGAGTATCTTTTTTTGTTTTCGCTTCGGTACAAGAAGTACTTAAGAGTGTAAAAGCAATAAGTGTTAGAATATTAAAGTATTTCATTGGTTTTAATTATATATTTTAAGATTAAAGTATATGACAACAGGTAACAAATCAAGGTGACCAATGCGCCTGTAAATGGTATATTAAACCAGTATTTTTTGCCCAAACAAACATAAAAGCCAGCAACAAGAATGTTCAGGGTCAATAGAAAATGATCTGCTTGAAATGTATCAGAATGGTTGATAGATAGATAAAGATTTATAATTCCAAAAAAGAGAAGGCCCATACTATGACTTGCATTAAAGCCAATCCAAGCTTTCCACATGGTTGTGCGCTTGGTCAATATTGGGTGAGATGATTT
It contains:
- a CDS encoding AraC family transcriptional regulator, with translation MECATIFYDKEHYFPMHLHPDRYTFSYILNGSANLICNNSMFILKPGDLVIIPPFVAHQTLIEHFFHYKVIRVPKLHSFVSLNRSQLGLTIIKDDSLYNFQYNQWFDLIRTNDNEKIKIPHVFEPFLNNQTFDLTKSKVLLKEALIHLENNFNRPIPVEELSDLTHLSESHFQRLFKANIGISPMRYLQNLRIEKAKEYIKVRNGFTDIAYDTGFFDQSHFNKYFKINVGMIPKRYADLVKND
- a CDS encoding AsmA-like C-terminal region-containing protein, translating into MKLKFLNKRKFWWRFIVVMVLLPILFFSAVVLYIYSEQDHIIQNEIAVLNKQHQGLITIGDTHLSLFKNFPDISFKVDDVKIYETKDANAAAILDVADIYTGFNIWDIMNGNYSIRSLIIEEGFFDIVLHKDGTINLQNALESFEETETKSDAFVNIQLKSIKLHNLDIHKKDEKENTDLETFIYEGKGGFNINSELISAHIDTKFEMNLINNGDTTYVRHKHFELHTDLTLNQNTGLLTVKPSGIKMEHGDFEIEGSIDTKNELDLDLSIKGTKPNFDMLIAFAPEDVIPVLERYSNAGKIYFNALIKGPTRNQKTPFFDVHFGASEAFLENTDKGKRVDDMGFSGHFTNGEDRNLRTMKFSLTDMTAKLETGTFSGNLVVENFEEPEVNMQLNVDFNLDFMASFLNLTDIENTSGNVSLEMNFHDIIDLDQPELALNTLNQAYFTELKVTNLSVSSANLPASLKQLNAHLIMNGKKATLDQFDMLLGNSDVSITGYISDLPAIIHHTNTPVVAHLEIKSNVLDISEITRYSVIDSTGIDEQIKNLSTGFSFKSSAKAFTESQYLPEGEFFIDSLYAQLKHYPHELHDFHVDVLIGDKDLKIVDFTGFIDDSDFHFNGQVYNYGFWMQDQLNGDVDLDMTLTSNLLRLEDIFSYQGENYVPKDYRHEEFEKLVLHLNSSMHYKDSALHSIDLDLDKLNTKMHLHPLRFENFKGHFHYEDDHLVIQKFNGKIGRTVFGVDLNYYLGDDEAIKKRDNYLALKANYIDFDQLFNFNGSPSPATQVTKAKIGAETADVKEHAEAFNLYELPFTDMKFDVTVGHFIYHRIDLQNINANLRTTQNHYIHVDTFSMNAAGGNFKMSGYFNGSDPKHIYMKPDLVAEHVDIDKLLFKFENFGQDYLVSENLKGTVSSRINGKIRVYPDFVPDLDQSEIHMDVEVLNGKLQNYDPISMLSDYMGDKNLKNIKFDTLRNHLDITNGRITIPNMTIESTLGHLELSGTQDSDHNIEYYLRIPWKTVKKAARYKLFANKNNNGNEAEIEDDEIIERDPNKKVRYLNIKLHGNVDDFKVSMEKAKKPEKE
- a CDS encoding SDR family oxidoreductase, with protein sequence MELKDKVIIITGASSGIGEATAKKLAKNGAKVVLMARSEDQLNALKKVIEKDHGQALVAVGDVTKSNDFKTALEKTVKAYGKVDGLINNAGLMPLSFVEKLKTEEWDQMVDVNLKGVLNGVASVLPELIRSKGGAIINVSSMAAHRYFPGGAVYCATKSAVKMFSEGLRQELTPKYGINVTSIEPGAVDTNLADTITDEDIKEKMEDMQKMTTLESEDIANAILYTLTQPKRVNINDLYIVPSEQK
- a CDS encoding aspartate aminotransferase family protein; translated protein: MQYLNPEEVKEAQESLIRYCGEFSPFIAEKASGSYIYDKKGNAILDFTSGQMCSVFGHNHPKFIEILEKAGDSAIHLLSSILSPPVINLAKKLTSELPDSLTKCILLNTGSESNEVAIRMAKLVTGGFEIIGFSGSWHGMTAGAQSYTYSKTRKGYGPTMSGSLMIPAPYEYRCPIKHCNGSCDNTCLEVGMKMVDQQSVGAYAALIAEPLLSAAGIIELKPNYVKRLKELCDERGLLLIFDEAQTAMGRLGTTFAFERFDVVPDFLTLSKTLGGGLPLAAMVTTTEIEEECHKRGFVYMTSHVSDPFCASFGLAAFEILYEQELAKSASEKGLYLKGKLIQLQEKYECIGDVRGSGLLLGVEIVKDRETKIADDSLGQSICSRCLELGLNMNIVRMKEYGSVFRIAPPLTISKKEIDLGITMLDEAIHDCIK
- a CDS encoding T9SS type A sorting domain-containing protein gives rise to the protein MKIISLVTATVALLFNTIDFNVQQLSKKVLITPILLGFLVAHNLQAQELPPKAAYSYNIKQIHSGHSLTDPLFGEPWPGQYVNLMTDLRGTWAGDAIGKSTIPGSPIFWRWDNDSSANNYGAPSARHDIEDWELLVITEGIPIPTDGGTPPLITPANEYLSLYVNNAWNNGNQNNGAPTLLWTTWTNIDDSDGPWRATLDTYEQHWEEMMDYANDNKPVGATPVYIIPGHRMMARLYDDIQLNNVPGITTIDEFFSDTIHPNTIGAYAIAMIHYACIYNESPIGLTNDLSNDGSSGFVIPSPELALYLQTMIWDVVTNYSRTGVTDSSLSVSNNEVAEKRIIVYPNPTSETLFLNANNEAIKKVELYNMMGSLLHSKEIEATNYTIDVSSFSTGTYFLKVYASESILHKKILVNNKR
- a CDS encoding MBL fold metallo-hydrolase, whose amino-acid sequence is MKYFNILTLIAFTLLSTSCTEAKTKKDTQANDQIESKLLTSSEFVQQKISDNLYVLKHQNYNTNIGVFIGAKSLLLIDPMSGNNNQQALLNAIKQLSGKPIKYVINTHNHMDHSGANGFFKELGATIISQENVKYSNAMFAVTFKNSYTIDMGNETVALYHSIAHTFDDVLVYFKTNNALFMGDTFMTNSFPHFYYGGGSKGHLDFIDKALALGDTNTIIVPAHGTLSSNKKTLTVYKEHSIKWINRIKQLHNEGKTSEDMVNDEQINQLSLFFNDGKSVSKQSIQRTLDKTISVDLVASVTIPENILKSYEGTYLYKNGQIDEIIYQNGKLLFRSKGQYIYEIVPLSETRFHINGEFPNKHLTFKNSGHEFEFFNGKETIVARKQS
- a CDS encoding CPBP family intramembrane glutamic endopeptidase yields the protein MKNKLSPILEITIVLSIMHIVKAVADHFKINGAGSIAIWCAIFIATLFMKRRKAMWRDLGLLLPKEKRQWFINIGLALATVLVVFLLMGLILDPILSHFGLEKPAEVANRFQFFLGKPILFITYLITVVWIGAALGEELLMRGYLLNRLTDVFGTNKIGWIVAMLIHAIIFGMLHVYQGLAGIITTTFIALIFGTVYLVAKKRLFPVILAHLIINTISLTAFYLTGGAVN